A region of Desulfocurvibacter africanus subsp. africanus DSM 2603 DNA encodes the following proteins:
- a CDS encoding nickel-dependent hydrogenase large subunit, with protein MSGSKAKETPAAVMKTPQSNYSGRVVVDPVTRIEGHLRIECEVENGKVKNAWSSGQLFRGLEIILKGRDPRDAQHFTQRACGVCTYVHALASTRCVDHAVKVNIPHNATIIRNLVMGSQFLHDHIVHFYHLHALDWVDVTSALKADPKKAAKIANDISPRKTKAGDLEAVQKKLKSFVDSGQLGIFTNAYFLGGHDAYYLPPEVNLIATAHYLEALHLQVKAARAMAIFGAKNPHTQFTIVGGVTCYDSLKPENVQAFIDLWRETKQFVDEVYIPDLLAVASYYKDWAGIGGTTNFLAFGEFPKPGGEFDLSSRYLPPGVILKRDLANVKNFEPKEIMEHVSHSWYQGNEALHPYKGKTEPKYTSLEDKDRYSWMKAPRYMGESMEVGPLAQMLVAYGKGQPEVKKTVDMVLERLGVGPEALFSTLGRTAARGIETAVIAAEMENWVNQLQENVSKGDTKIAQEWKMPKSAQGVGYVNAPRGALSHWIVIEDGKIKNFQLVVPSTWNLGPRCAGGKLGPVEEALIGTPVADPKRPVELLRTVHAFDPCIACGVHVIDSKTNEVHKFKVL; from the coding sequence ATGTCTGGTTCCAAAGCAAAAGAAACTCCCGCGGCGGTCATGAAGACTCCGCAGAGCAACTATAGCGGCAGGGTGGTCGTGGACCCCGTGACGCGTATCGAGGGCCATCTGCGCATCGAATGCGAAGTGGAGAACGGCAAGGTCAAAAATGCCTGGTCGAGCGGTCAGCTTTTCCGCGGCCTAGAAATTATCCTCAAGGGCCGTGACCCGCGCGACGCCCAGCATTTCACCCAACGCGCCTGCGGCGTATGCACCTACGTGCATGCGTTGGCTTCCACGCGCTGTGTCGACCATGCCGTCAAGGTGAACATTCCGCATAATGCTACCATTATCCGCAACCTTGTAATGGGGTCCCAGTTCCTGCACGATCATATCGTGCACTTCTACCATCTGCACGCACTGGACTGGGTGGACGTAACCAGTGCGCTCAAGGCCGATCCCAAGAAGGCGGCCAAAATCGCCAACGACATCTCGCCGAGAAAAACGAAGGCCGGGGATCTCGAAGCAGTACAGAAGAAGCTTAAATCATTCGTGGACAGCGGCCAGCTTGGCATCTTCACCAACGCCTACTTCCTGGGCGGCCACGATGCATACTATCTGCCGCCCGAGGTCAACCTTATCGCCACGGCCCATTACCTCGAGGCTCTACACCTGCAAGTCAAGGCCGCTCGGGCGATGGCCATCTTCGGTGCCAAGAACCCGCACACGCAATTCACCATTGTGGGTGGCGTTACCTGCTATGACAGCCTCAAGCCGGAGAACGTCCAGGCCTTCATCGACCTGTGGCGTGAGACCAAGCAGTTCGTGGATGAGGTCTATATCCCGGACCTGCTGGCCGTAGCCAGCTACTACAAGGATTGGGCCGGCATTGGCGGTACCACAAACTTCCTGGCCTTTGGCGAGTTCCCAAAGCCTGGCGGGGAGTTCGACCTGAGCAGCCGCTATCTGCCGCCGGGCGTTATCCTCAAGCGCGATCTCGCCAACGTGAAGAACTTCGAGCCCAAGGAGATCATGGAGCACGTCAGCCACAGCTGGTATCAGGGCAACGAGGCTTTGCACCCCTACAAAGGCAAGACCGAGCCCAAGTACACCAGCCTGGAGGACAAGGATCGTTACTCATGGATGAAGGCTCCGCGCTATATGGGCGAATCCATGGAGGTCGGTCCTCTGGCCCAGATGCTCGTGGCTTACGGCAAGGGTCAGCCCGAAGTGAAGAAAACCGTGGATATGGTTCTGGAGCGGCTGGGCGTCGGCCCCGAAGCCCTGTTCTCGACTCTGGGCCGCACGGCTGCCCGCGGCATAGAAACAGCTGTTATCGCCGCGGAGATGGAGAACTGGGTTAACCAGTTGCAGGAAAATGTAAGCAAGGGCGATACCAAGATCGCCCAGGAATGGAAGATGCCCAAGAGCGCGCAGGGCGTAGGCTACGTCAATGCCCCTCGCGGAGCACTGAGCCATTGGATTGTCATAGAGGACGGCAAGATCAAGAACTTCCAGCTGGTAGTGCCCTCCACCTGGAACCTTGGCCCGCGTTGCGCCGGAGGCAAGCTGGGTCCAGTGGAAGAGGCCCTCATCGGTACGCCCGTGGCCGATCCCAAGCGACCGGTGGAGCTTCTGCGCACTGTGCACGCATTTGACCCGTGCATTGCTTGCGGCGTGCACGTGATCGATTCCAAAACGAATGAAGTGCACAAATTCAAGGTTCTCTAG
- a CDS encoding hydrogenase small subunit: MRDSIGHGKLRAMERQAAGGISRRDFMKFCAAVSAAMGAGTIMSPEAIAAALTDKKRPSVVYLHNAECTGCSEAVLRTVEPYIDELILDIISLDYHETLMAAAGERAEEALHDAVKNGEYICVIEGAIPMAQNGIYGKIAGRTMYDICKGIAPKAKAVIAIGNCATFGNIQAAKPNPTGAQGVNEALGNLGVKAINIAGCPPNPINFVGTVVHLLQKGMPELDELNRPLMFYGKTVHEQCPRLKFFEEDKFAPSFDSEEARQGYCLYQLGCKGPYTYNNCPTAKFNQVNWPVQAGHPCIGCSEPAFWDELSPFYESM; the protein is encoded by the coding sequence ATGCGAGACTCTATTGGACACGGAAAGCTCAGGGCCATGGAGCGTCAAGCGGCCGGAGGCATTAGTCGCCGCGACTTCATGAAGTTCTGCGCCGCAGTATCCGCAGCTATGGGCGCAGGGACCATCATGAGCCCCGAAGCAATCGCCGCTGCCTTGACCGACAAGAAGCGGCCGTCTGTTGTCTATCTTCACAATGCCGAATGCACGGGCTGCTCCGAGGCTGTGCTCCGCACGGTGGAACCGTACATTGACGAGCTAATTTTGGATATCATCTCCCTGGACTATCATGAAACGCTCATGGCCGCGGCAGGGGAGCGCGCCGAGGAAGCGCTGCATGATGCTGTCAAAAACGGCGAGTATATCTGCGTGATCGAAGGGGCCATTCCAATGGCCCAAAACGGTATCTACGGCAAGATCGCCGGTCGTACCATGTACGACATCTGCAAAGGCATCGCACCCAAGGCCAAGGCCGTTATTGCCATCGGCAACTGTGCCACCTTCGGTAACATCCAGGCCGCTAAGCCGAACCCCACCGGCGCCCAAGGCGTCAACGAAGCGCTTGGCAACCTGGGCGTCAAGGCGATCAATATCGCCGGCTGCCCGCCGAACCCGATCAACTTCGTAGGCACCGTGGTACATCTGCTTCAGAAGGGGATGCCGGAATTGGACGAGCTGAACCGCCCGCTCATGTTCTACGGCAAGACCGTGCATGAGCAATGTCCGCGGCTCAAGTTTTTTGAAGAAGATAAGTTCGCTCCCTCCTTCGATTCCGAGGAAGCTCGCCAGGGTTACTGTCTGTACCAGTTGGGCTGCAAGGGACCCTACACCTACAATAATTGCCCGACGGCCAAGTTCAATCAGGTCAACTGGCCAGTGCAGGCAGGCCATCCATGTATCGGCTGCAGTGAGCCGGCCTTTTGGGATGAACTGAGTCCCTTCTACGAATCCATGTAG
- the hysD gene encoding NiFeSe hydrogenase maturation protease, giving the protein METGKYLLVLGVGNILLTDEGIGVHAVNDLSKEDWPEGVDFLDGGTCTQDMYYLFNGYEHLLVLDVVHGGKEPGTLFLLDEQDLIQNEKQRLSLHDIDLLDSLKMADLTGKRPLLRIVGIQPKDMTTWSMDMTDQLKAIFPKFKDLARQEIVRILALRS; this is encoded by the coding sequence ATGGAGACTGGGAAATACCTCCTGGTGCTCGGTGTCGGGAACATATTGCTCACCGATGAGGGCATCGGCGTGCATGCCGTTAATGACCTGAGCAAGGAAGACTGGCCCGAAGGCGTTGACTTCTTAGACGGTGGCACCTGCACTCAGGACATGTATTATCTCTTCAATGGTTACGAGCATTTACTCGTCCTGGACGTAGTTCATGGTGGAAAGGAGCCGGGGACGCTCTTTCTGCTGGATGAGCAAGATCTTATTCAGAATGAGAAGCAGCGTTTGTCGCTACATGACATTGATCTGCTGGATTCGTTGAAAATGGCCGACTTGACCGGCAAGCGCCCCTTGTTGCGTATTGTGGGCATTCAGCCCAAGGATATGACAACATGGTCCATGGATATGACCGATCAGCTTAAGGCAATATTTCCCAAATTCAAGGATCTGGCTAGACAAGAGATCGTCAGGATTCTCGCCTTGCGGTCGTAA
- the hysA gene encoding NiFeSe hydrogenase large subunit HysA, whose amino-acid sequence MSEKNVKISIDPVTRIEGHLKAEVKVENGVVTDAWMSGGMFRGFENILIGRDPRDATQIVQRICGVCPTAHSTASCLALDDAFGVKLTTNGRVTRNLIFGANYLQSHILHFYHLAALDYVAGPDVAPFVPRYEKSDLRLTPELNKVAVDQYLEALNVRLVAHEMVALFGGKMPHVSGQVVGGTTEIPSQQKLDEYTKRFKLVRKFIEETYVPTVYVIGKAYADLLKVGDGYKNVISFGVFPMDDSGKETLLKPGVYINGKDVAFDPAKIKEYAKYSWFEDSCSNLHPSQGKTLPKLGKPGAYSFIKAPRYDGHPVEVGPLARMWVSNPELSPMGKKQLKDLFGINANRFRDLGDLAFSIMGRHVARAEETYLVAKAIEERWLKEVKPGKETFVAASIPDSAEGIGFTEAPRGSLLHYVNIKDKKIANYQIVSATLWNANPRDDMGKRGPMEQALIGTPVPDAKNPVNVGRVIRAYDPULGCAVHVLHAETGEKTVVTVE is encoded by the coding sequence ATGTCCGAGAAGAATGTCAAAATATCCATTGATCCGGTGACCAGAATCGAAGGTCACCTTAAGGCGGAAGTGAAGGTCGAGAACGGCGTTGTTACTGACGCCTGGATGAGCGGCGGCATGTTCCGCGGCTTCGAAAACATCCTCATCGGCCGGGATCCTCGTGACGCCACCCAGATCGTGCAACGCATCTGCGGCGTGTGCCCCACGGCGCATTCCACGGCTTCCTGCTTGGCCCTGGATGATGCCTTCGGCGTCAAACTGACCACCAACGGTCGTGTGACCCGCAACCTTATCTTCGGCGCCAACTATCTGCAGTCGCATATCCTGCACTTCTACCATTTGGCGGCCCTGGACTATGTAGCCGGTCCCGATGTGGCTCCGTTTGTTCCGCGCTACGAGAAGTCCGATCTGCGGTTGACTCCCGAGTTGAACAAGGTTGCCGTGGATCAATACCTTGAGGCGCTCAATGTTCGCCTGGTAGCGCATGAGATGGTCGCGCTGTTCGGCGGCAAAATGCCGCACGTCTCCGGTCAGGTCGTTGGCGGCACCACCGAAATTCCTAGCCAGCAAAAGCTGGACGAGTATACCAAGCGCTTCAAGTTGGTGCGCAAATTCATTGAGGAAACCTACGTCCCGACGGTCTACGTGATCGGCAAGGCTTACGCCGATCTGCTCAAGGTTGGCGACGGCTACAAGAACGTCATCAGCTTCGGTGTCTTTCCTATGGACGACAGTGGCAAGGAGACCCTGCTCAAGCCCGGCGTCTACATCAATGGCAAGGATGTGGCCTTCGATCCCGCCAAGATCAAGGAGTATGCCAAATACTCGTGGTTCGAGGACTCCTGTAGCAACCTGCATCCCAGCCAGGGCAAGACCCTGCCCAAATTGGGCAAACCCGGCGCATACAGCTTCATCAAGGCACCGCGTTACGACGGCCATCCCGTTGAAGTCGGCCCGTTGGCGCGCATGTGGGTGTCCAATCCCGAGCTCAGCCCCATGGGCAAGAAGCAGCTGAAGGATCTCTTCGGCATAAATGCCAACCGTTTCCGCGACCTGGGCGACCTGGCCTTCTCCATTATGGGCAGGCATGTGGCTCGCGCTGAGGAGACTTACCTCGTGGCCAAGGCTATCGAGGAACGTTGGCTTAAGGAAGTCAAGCCCGGCAAGGAAACCTTCGTGGCCGCGTCCATTCCCGACAGCGCTGAGGGCATTGGCTTCACCGAGGCTCCGCGTGGCTCCTTGCTGCACTACGTCAATATTAAGGACAAGAAGATCGCGAATTACCAGATTGTCTCCGCGACTCTCTGGAACGCCAATCCGCGCGACGATATGGGCAAGCGCGGTCCGATGGAGCAGGCGCTTATTGGAACACCGGTGCCTGACGCCAAGAATCCCGTGAACGTTGGGCGCGTCATACGCGCCTACGATCCGTGACTGGGCTGCGCCGTGCACGTGTTGCACGCTGAGACTGGCGAAAAGACCGTTGTCACTGTCGAGTAG
- the hysB gene encoding NiFeSe hydrogenase small subunit, protein MSLDRRDFLKLCTGTVAGLGVSQMVHPAIVRALEKATSGKAPVFWLQGCGCTGCSVSILNSVHPTIADVLLKVISMDFHPTLMGAEGEMAMEHMFEVAKAKKGQYFVVLEGAIPTADERYCIIGDVHHKEISINQAMLELGKDAAACIALGSCGAYGGIPAAKGNLTGCVGLRDFYQSKNISTPVVNIPGCPPHPDWIIGSLAFALEHGVEATAKILDAEGRPSVFFGENIHDNCPYLEHFENDNFAATFTQAGCKYNLGCKGPACNSDCFKRKWNSGMNWCVENAVCTGCAEPGWPDNFSPFYESM, encoded by the coding sequence ATGAGCTTAGACAGACGCGATTTCCTCAAGCTGTGCACAGGCACGGTCGCGGGCCTTGGGGTTTCCCAGATGGTCCACCCGGCTATTGTCCGGGCACTGGAAAAGGCGACCTCTGGCAAGGCCCCGGTGTTCTGGTTACAGGGCTGCGGCTGCACCGGCTGCTCAGTATCCATTCTGAATTCGGTGCATCCCACAATCGCCGACGTACTGCTCAAAGTTATCAGCATGGATTTCCACCCGACACTCATGGGCGCCGAAGGCGAGATGGCTATGGAGCACATGTTCGAGGTGGCCAAAGCCAAGAAGGGCCAGTATTTCGTTGTCCTCGAAGGCGCTATTCCCACCGCCGACGAGCGCTATTGCATCATCGGCGATGTGCATCATAAAGAAATTTCGATCAACCAGGCTATGCTGGAGTTGGGCAAGGACGCCGCGGCTTGCATCGCGCTGGGTTCCTGCGGCGCCTACGGCGGCATCCCGGCAGCCAAGGGCAACCTGACCGGCTGCGTGGGCCTGCGCGACTTCTATCAATCAAAGAATATTTCCACCCCCGTGGTCAATATCCCGGGCTGCCCGCCGCATCCTGACTGGATAATTGGCTCCCTGGCTTTCGCCCTGGAGCACGGCGTGGAAGCTACGGCCAAAATTCTGGATGCAGAGGGCCGTCCCAGCGTGTTCTTCGGTGAGAACATCCACGACAACTGTCCTTATCTGGAACACTTCGAGAACGACAACTTCGCGGCTACCTTCACTCAGGCCGGCTGTAAGTACAACCTGGGCTGCAAGGGCCCTGCCTGCAATTCCGATTGCTTCAAGCGCAAGTGGAACTCGGGCATGAACTGGTGTGTAGAGAACGCGGTGTGCACCGGCTGCGCAGAGCCGGGCTGGCCTGATAATTTCTCGCCGTTCTACGAGTCCATGTAG
- a CDS encoding M23 family metallopeptidase, giving the protein MSQETKKISFVLPVIVIAALALAVGGFFLFHDKMPPEVIVSPDHGPVGAATTFTLKMSDPGSGLKSAEAVLRQNQKSIVLFSEQFAGAPGNIEKQFSIPEKGMQDGPFTLEITVRDASFSNLGKGGMSVFSRDFLKDSEPPRVMVQSLAHNINQGGITAIVYRLSEEVSRTGVMVKDILFPAHLQPDGRWLCLFAFPYFMEKDEFRPTIEAVDIAGNSARQSFSFFANPRRYRQDTINISDNFLSLKVPEFQRFFPEESDNLKVFLRVNSELRKQNLDELRVIGSQTASTALWSGEFLRMQNAAPMAGFGDQRSYVYQGKKIDEQRHLGIDLASVQHANVPAANNGTVVYAGYLGIYGNCVIVDHGLGLQSIYAHLNTINAAKGDQVNKGQILGQSGLTGMAGGDHLHYEVTLAGISVNPIEWWDKSWIENNIAGKFRGEK; this is encoded by the coding sequence ATGAGCCAGGAGACCAAGAAGATTTCGTTTGTCTTGCCTGTCATCGTCATTGCTGCCCTGGCATTGGCGGTTGGAGGCTTTTTTTTGTTCCACGACAAAATGCCCCCTGAGGTCATCGTTTCTCCTGACCATGGGCCTGTAGGTGCGGCGACAACTTTTACCCTGAAGATGTCCGATCCCGGTTCCGGTTTAAAAAGCGCCGAAGCCGTCCTCAGGCAGAATCAGAAGAGCATCGTCCTTTTCAGCGAGCAGTTTGCCGGCGCGCCCGGGAACATTGAAAAGCAATTTTCAATCCCAGAGAAAGGCATGCAAGACGGACCATTCACCCTGGAGATCACCGTTCGCGATGCCTCTTTCAGTAATCTCGGCAAAGGCGGCATGAGTGTTTTTTCGCGCGATTTTCTTAAGGATTCGGAACCGCCCAGAGTCATGGTTCAAAGCTTGGCCCACAATATCAATCAGGGCGGCATCACAGCCATTGTCTATCGACTGAGCGAAGAGGTGTCCCGCACGGGCGTCATGGTCAAGGACATCCTTTTCCCAGCCCATCTGCAGCCGGATGGTCGCTGGCTTTGCCTGTTCGCCTTTCCTTACTTCATGGAAAAGGATGAGTTTCGTCCGACTATCGAGGCCGTGGATATCGCTGGCAACTCTGCACGGCAAAGTTTTTCATTCTTTGCCAATCCCCGTCGATATCGACAGGATACCATCAACATTTCCGACAACTTCTTGAGCCTTAAGGTGCCTGAGTTCCAGCGCTTTTTTCCTGAAGAAAGCGACAATCTCAAAGTCTTTCTGCGAGTTAACTCCGAGCTGCGCAAACAAAATCTGGATGAGTTGCGAGTAATCGGCTCCCAAACAGCCTCCACGGCCCTTTGGAGTGGCGAGTTTCTGCGTATGCAGAATGCGGCGCCCATGGCCGGTTTTGGAGACCAGCGCAGCTATGTTTATCAAGGCAAGAAAATTGACGAACAACGCCACTTGGGTATCGACTTGGCTTCGGTACAGCATGCCAATGTGCCGGCCGCCAACAACGGCACCGTCGTTTACGCCGGGTATCTGGGCATTTATGGAAACTGCGTAATTGTCGACCACGGGCTCGGTTTGCAGAGCATCTATGCCCATCTGAACACTATCAATGCCGCCAAGGGCGATCAGGTGAACAAAGGACAGATACTCGGACAATCGGGGCTTACCGGCATGGCTGGCGGCGACCACCTGCACTATGAAGTCACACTGGCCGGCATCTCCGTGAACCCCATCGAGTGGTGGGACAAGAGCTGGATCGAAAACAATATCGCCGGGAAGTTTCGGGGCGAAAAATAG
- a CDS encoding PEP/pyruvate-binding domain-containing protein yields MAKAVTKPEDTPQIKLAEKGDKTMGKEHVSGLKDKLVLNGADIVEIGEDAEILVGGKNYNTAIISQVSGIRAPQFRAISSIAFHKVLDETKVNASLVRSIVDTEYVNTDWNDAEINKDPEFLKKFVRSIARKVKSETSAQKGNLIRLRTFINNVVEGFAVSPEGIDQLRKRSVLVQVAILSVQLPMDVEDAVRGAYLSICREAKLEDVPVAVRSSAAGEDSRKKAFAGLQDTYLNIVGEKQALDAYLWDCSSAYNLRSMTYRREAILDAVRKAEETGDNTIAEEAKKEWAIENTSLSVCIMRMINPVISGTAFSADTATGCRGTSRNELVSIDASYGLGEAVVGGMVTPDKFYVFQRDDGAEVVIRSMGFKDKKIVYSEKGGTELVKVEEEEAYRWSLSLAQAEEVAKGVRAISKAYGGMIMDTEFCIDGSSRLWFVQARPETRWNEDLEHHPYTIFMRRLEVDPKALPTAEVVLEGNGASRGAGQGKVKYLRSALELNKINKGDVLAAERTDPDMVPGMRIASAILADVGGDTSHAAITSRELGIPAIIGIQRLEVLRSLDGADVTVDGSRGKAYRGKHPLVEVGGEIDVSTLPATKTKVGLILADVGQSLFLSRLRNVPDFEVGLLRAEFMLGNIGVHPAALEAYDNGRLQKLVESKIKELDAKLTKVLREQLDAGIISFNLKLRNYVGLITGLDKEMEALTNKESARGTDEVLAIHRRLRELDKKLDHHVELATERFDILKTSVDLEAHIAVVMGWTEVFEPLPRDPDALKQRQDVELKIQKVKDRIKDDPMVTTTLAEIAEMRRDVAVKIGLASEMETVRTLPERIRALLISKGFRSGREYYVQTLSQSLALFAMAFYGREIIYRTTDFKTNEYRNLVGGLLFESHEDNPMLGYRGVSRNIHDWELESFKLARGIFGGRNLNIMLPFVRTLEEARSMKRYLEQVHKLKSGVDGLKIILMSEIPNNAILVKQFLEEFDGFSIGSNDMTQMVLGTDRDNSRLRHIYDEEDPGVVWAILVTIFAGQKAAKKVGFCGQGVSNSEILRGLVCIAGIVSASVVPDTYHKTKLEMAKVESEGIPVSKLGEWLSGKHLERLKGTLVQKNYEHILKKYKSSADLKDWYEGELARLNEQLRENLDTPKESFYRQEMEGFRETFHKLVIYASWNWSETVQDALHHAGFQNFEEQAKALEAQRARK; encoded by the coding sequence ATGGCAAAAGCCGTGACTAAACCTGAAGATACCCCACAGATTAAGCTTGCGGAGAAAGGCGATAAGACCATGGGCAAGGAGCATGTCTCAGGGCTTAAGGACAAGCTTGTGCTCAATGGAGCCGATATCGTCGAGATCGGCGAGGATGCCGAGATTCTCGTGGGTGGGAAGAACTATAACACGGCCATTATCAGCCAGGTTTCGGGCATCCGGGCCCCACAGTTCCGGGCCATTTCCTCTATCGCGTTTCACAAAGTCCTTGATGAAACCAAGGTCAATGCTTCTCTTGTCCGTTCCATAGTCGATACGGAATACGTGAACACGGATTGGAACGATGCCGAGATCAATAAAGATCCGGAATTCCTAAAGAAGTTTGTGCGTTCCATAGCCCGCAAGGTCAAGTCCGAGACGAGTGCGCAAAAAGGCAACCTCATCCGCCTACGCACCTTTATCAATAACGTGGTTGAGGGCTTCGCCGTTTCTCCCGAAGGTATTGACCAACTGCGTAAGCGCTCGGTGCTCGTGCAGGTCGCCATTTTGTCCGTGCAATTGCCGATGGATGTGGAAGATGCCGTGCGCGGCGCTTACCTGTCCATATGCCGCGAAGCCAAGCTGGAGGACGTGCCAGTAGCAGTGCGTTCATCGGCTGCGGGCGAGGACAGTCGAAAGAAAGCCTTTGCGGGCCTGCAGGATACATATCTGAATATCGTCGGCGAAAAACAGGCGCTTGATGCCTATTTGTGGGATTGCTCCTCAGCCTACAACCTGCGTTCCATGACCTATCGCCGCGAAGCCATCCTAGATGCCGTGCGCAAGGCCGAAGAGACGGGTGACAACACAATCGCCGAGGAGGCGAAGAAAGAGTGGGCCATCGAGAACACCTCGCTCTCGGTGTGCATCATGCGCATGATCAACCCGGTCATTTCGGGTACGGCTTTCTCGGCCGATACAGCTACGGGTTGCCGCGGAACTTCGCGCAACGAACTCGTATCCATCGACGCCAGTTATGGTCTGGGAGAGGCCGTGGTGGGCGGCATGGTCACTCCGGACAAATTCTACGTCTTTCAGCGTGACGATGGGGCCGAGGTCGTCATCCGTTCCATGGGCTTTAAGGACAAGAAGATTGTCTACAGCGAGAAGGGCGGGACCGAGTTGGTCAAGGTCGAAGAAGAGGAGGCCTATCGGTGGTCTTTGTCTTTGGCTCAGGCCGAGGAGGTTGCCAAGGGTGTGCGCGCCATCAGCAAGGCTTATGGCGGCATGATCATGGATACGGAGTTCTGCATCGACGGCTCCTCACGCCTCTGGTTCGTGCAGGCTCGTCCCGAAACCCGCTGGAACGAGGACCTGGAGCATCACCCCTATACGATCTTCATGCGTCGCCTGGAAGTAGATCCCAAGGCACTGCCTACCGCCGAAGTCGTCCTGGAGGGCAATGGCGCTTCCCGTGGCGCAGGCCAGGGCAAGGTCAAGTATCTGCGCTCGGCCCTGGAGCTCAATAAGATCAATAAAGGCGATGTGCTGGCAGCAGAGCGTACGGACCCGGACATGGTTCCTGGCATGCGCATCGCCTCGGCCATCTTGGCGGATGTGGGTGGCGATACGAGCCATGCGGCCATTACTTCCCGTGAGTTGGGCATCCCGGCGATTATCGGCATTCAGCGCTTGGAAGTGCTGCGTTCGCTGGATGGCGCGGACGTCACAGTGGATGGTTCGCGCGGCAAGGCCTATCGTGGGAAGCATCCACTCGTAGAAGTTGGTGGAGAAATCGACGTTTCCACTCTGCCTGCCACTAAAACCAAAGTCGGTCTCATCTTGGCCGATGTGGGCCAGTCTCTGTTCCTGTCACGCTTGCGCAATGTGCCTGATTTCGAGGTCGGTTTGCTCCGCGCCGAGTTCATGTTGGGCAACATCGGCGTGCATCCCGCTGCGCTGGAGGCCTATGACAACGGCAGGCTGCAAAAGCTCGTCGAGTCCAAGATCAAGGAGCTGGACGCCAAGCTGACCAAGGTACTCCGCGAGCAGCTTGATGCAGGCATCATTTCCTTCAACTTGAAATTGCGCAACTATGTGGGCCTCATCACCGGCCTGGATAAGGAGATGGAGGCGCTGACCAACAAGGAAAGCGCTCGCGGCACCGACGAGGTGCTGGCCATCCACCGCCGTCTGCGTGAGCTCGACAAGAAGCTCGACCACCATGTGGAACTGGCTACCGAACGTTTCGACATCCTCAAAACGTCAGTGGATTTGGAGGCGCACATAGCCGTGGTGATGGGCTGGACCGAGGTCTTCGAGCCCTTGCCCAGGGATCCGGACGCCCTCAAACAGCGTCAGGATGTGGAACTAAAGATTCAAAAGGTCAAGGATCGCATCAAGGACGATCCAATGGTCACCACGACACTGGCCGAAATCGCCGAAATGCGCCGCGATGTTGCCGTTAAGATCGGCTTGGCCTCTGAGATGGAGACCGTGCGGACTCTGCCTGAGCGTATTCGCGCGCTGCTCATTTCCAAGGGTTTCCGTTCGGGACGGGAATATTATGTACAGACCTTGTCCCAGAGCCTCGCCCTGTTTGCCATGGCCTTTTACGGGCGCGAAATCATCTACAGAACCACGGACTTCAAGACCAACGAATACCGTAACCTCGTGGGCGGCCTGCTCTTCGAATCTCATGAGGACAACCCCATGCTCGGTTATAGGGGTGTGTCGCGCAACATACACGATTGGGAGCTCGAGTCCTTCAAGCTTGCACGCGGAATCTTTGGCGGACGGAATCTCAACATCATGCTGCCCTTTGTGCGTACTCTGGAAGAAGCACGCAGCATGAAACGCTATCTTGAGCAAGTGCATAAGCTCAAGTCGGGCGTGGATGGCCTGAAGATCATCCTGATGTCCGAGATCCCAAACAATGCCATTCTTGTTAAGCAGTTCTTGGAGGAGTTCGACGGTTTCTCCATAGGGTCCAATGACATGACCCAGATGGTGCTCGGCACGGACCGCGATAATTCCCGCTTGCGCCATATCTATGACGAAGAGGACCCAGGTGTCGTTTGGGCTATCCTAGTGACCATTTTCGCCGGGCAAAAGGCAGCCAAGAAGGTTGGCTTCTGCGGGCAGGGTGTTTCCAATAGCGAGATCCTGCGCGGTCTGGTGTGCATTGCAGGAATTGTCAGTGCCTCAGTGGTGCCCGACACCTATCATAAGACCAAGCTGGAAATGGCTAAAGTCGAGAGTGAGGGTATCCCGGTCAGCAAACTGGGTGAGTGGCTGTCCGGCAAGCACCTGGAAAGGCTCAAGGGCACGCTTGTTCAGAAGAATTACGAGCATATCCTCAAGAAGTATAAGAGCTCAGCAGATCTCAAGGACTGGTACGAAGGCGAATTGGCCAGGCTCAACGAGCAGTTGCGTGAAAACCTGGACACCCCTAAAGAGTCTTTCTATCGGCAGGAGATGGAAGGCTTCCGCGAGACCTTCCATAAGCTGGTCATCTATGCCAGCTGGAACTGGTCTGAGACTGTTCAGGATGCCTTGCACCATGCGGGTTTCCAGAATTTCGAAGAGCAGGCCAAGGCCTTGGAGGCCCAGCGCGCCAGGAAATAG